A single genomic interval of Flavobacteriales bacterium harbors:
- a CDS encoding nucleotidyltransferase domain-containing protein, which translates to MLDLEPQHLRSLRSILSAHVPNAKAWAFGSRVKDTARPFSDLDLALEGDSPIDPRTLALLRDDLAESDLPMAVDVIDLKTTNPGFRALVEQQRVLIPT; encoded by the coding sequence ATGCTTGATCTTGAACCGCAACATCTGCGATCGCTGCGCAGCATCCTGAGCGCGCACGTGCCAAACGCAAAGGCCTGGGCTTTCGGTTCGCGGGTAAAGGATACTGCGCGGCCGTTCAGCGACCTCGATCTGGCCTTGGAAGGGGATTCCCCCATCGATCCGCGGACCCTCGCCTTGTTGCGCGACGACCTGGCGGAAAGCGATCTGCCCATGGCCGTGGACGTGATCGACCTGAAGACCACCAACCCGGGCTTCCGGGCCTTGGTGGAGCAACAGCGGGTGCTGATCCCGACCTGA
- a CDS encoding 1-deoxy-D-xylulose-5-phosphate synthase, which produces MERCTHPHPRAYRSPTPCRSWSGPRTALPLPLLFTHRPHRVEQPPGTYPLLERIELPADLRTLSEPQLEQVCDELRRFIIDVVSVKGGHFGASLGVVELTVALHYVFNTPYDQLVWDVGHQAYGHKILTGRRKVFHTNRIHKGLSGFPKRSESPYDTFGVGHSSTSIGGALGMAVASRLKGEQDRQVVAVIGDGAMTAGQAFEALNHAGGAGTDMLVVLNDNCMSIDPNVGALKEYLTDIATSHTYNKVKDEVWNLLGRISKFGPNAQAIVQKVENAVKSALLKQSNLFESLNFRYFGPVDGHDVERLVKVMRDLKDIPGPKILHTITVKGKGYAPAEAGNATVWHAPGLFNKETGEIIKVVPKSPQPPKYQDVFGHTIVELAEKNPRIVGVTPAMPTGCSLNIMMKAMPDRAFDVGIAEQHAVTFSAGMATQGMVPFCNIYSSFMQRAYDQVVHDVALQKLNVVFCLDRGGLAGADGPTHHGNFDLAYFRCIPNMVVSAPMNEEELRDLMYTAQLPDQGPFSIRYPRGEGVMTEWKTPFKAIKVGTGRKLRSGTDIAVLSIGHIGNIAAKGIDALEAEGYSVAHYDMRFVKPLDELLLHEVFAKFKQVVTIEDHAIQGGMGSAVLEFMADHGYHAHVKRLGIPDRWIEHGTQPELYAECGFDDKALIAAVKEMVGEKGVRKGVRVSA; this is translated from the coding sequence ATGGAGCGGTGCACGCACCCGCATCCCCGCGCATACCGATCGCCCACACCATGCCGTTCATGGTCCGGCCCGCGAACAGCCCTTCCGCTACCTTTGTTGTTCACCCATCGCCCCCACCGCGTGGAACAGCCCCCCGGCACCTACCCCCTGCTCGAGCGCATCGAGCTCCCGGCCGACCTGCGCACCCTGTCCGAGCCCCAGCTGGAGCAGGTGTGCGATGAGCTGCGCCGATTCATCATCGACGTGGTGAGCGTCAAGGGCGGCCACTTCGGCGCCAGCCTGGGCGTGGTGGAGCTCACCGTGGCCCTGCACTACGTGTTCAACACGCCCTACGACCAGCTGGTGTGGGACGTGGGGCACCAGGCCTACGGACACAAGATCCTCACCGGCCGGCGCAAGGTGTTCCACACCAACCGCATCCACAAGGGCCTCAGCGGCTTCCCCAAGCGCAGCGAGAGCCCGTACGACACCTTCGGCGTGGGCCACAGCAGCACCAGCATCGGTGGTGCGCTGGGCATGGCCGTGGCCAGCAGGCTCAAGGGCGAGCAGGACCGCCAGGTGGTGGCCGTGATCGGCGACGGCGCCATGACCGCCGGCCAGGCCTTCGAGGCGCTGAACCATGCGGGCGGCGCCGGCACCGACATGCTCGTGGTGCTCAACGACAATTGCATGAGCATCGACCCCAACGTCGGTGCGCTCAAGGAGTACCTCACCGACATCGCCACCAGCCACACCTACAACAAGGTGAAGGACGAGGTGTGGAACCTGCTGGGCCGCATCAGCAAGTTCGGGCCCAACGCCCAGGCCATCGTGCAGAAGGTGGAGAACGCCGTGAAGAGCGCCCTGCTCAAGCAGAGCAACCTGTTCGAGAGCCTCAACTTCCGCTACTTCGGCCCGGTGGACGGCCACGATGTGGAGCGGCTGGTGAAGGTGATGCGCGACCTGAAGGACATCCCCGGCCCCAAGATCCTGCACACCATCACCGTGAAGGGCAAGGGCTACGCGCCCGCCGAGGCCGGCAACGCCACCGTGTGGCACGCGCCCGGGCTCTTCAACAAGGAGACCGGCGAGATCATCAAGGTGGTGCCCAAGAGCCCCCAGCCGCCCAAGTACCAGGATGTCTTCGGCCACACAATCGTGGAGCTGGCCGAAAAGAACCCGAGGATCGTGGGCGTGACGCCCGCCATGCCCACGGGCTGCTCGCTCAACATCATGATGAAGGCCATGCCCGACCGCGCCTTCGACGTGGGCATCGCCGAGCAGCATGCGGTCACCTTCAGCGCCGGCATGGCCACACAGGGGATGGTGCCCTTCTGCAACATCTACAGTTCCTTCATGCAGCGCGCCTACGACCAGGTGGTGCACGATGTGGCGCTCCAGAAGCTCAACGTGGTGTTCTGCCTGGATCGCGGCGGTCTGGCGGGTGCCGACGGCCCCACGCACCACGGCAACTTCGACCTGGCCTATTTCCGCTGCATCCCCAACATGGTGGTGAGCGCCCCGATGAACGAGGAGGAGCTGCGCGACCTGATGTACACCGCCCAGCTGCCAGACCAGGGCCCCTTCAGCATCCGCTACCCGCGCGGCGAGGGGGTGATGACCGAGTGGAAGACGCCCTTCAAGGCCATCAAGGTGGGCACCGGGCGGAAGCTGCGTTCCGGGACCGACATCGCCGTGCTCTCCATCGGCCACATCGGCAACATCGCCGCCAAGGGCATCGATGCGCTTGAAGCCGAAGGCTATAGCGTGGCCCATTACGACATGCGCTTCGTGAAGCCGCTGGACGAGCTGTTGCTGCACGAGGTCTTCGCCAAGTTCAAGCAGGTGGTCACCATCGAGGACCACGCCATCCAGGGCGGCATGGGCAGTGCCGTGCTGGAGTTCATGGCCGACCACGGCTACCACGCCCACGTGAAGCGGCTGGGCATCCCCGACCGCTGGATCGAGCACGGCACCCAGCCCGAGCTCTACGCCGAATGCGGCTTCGACGACAAGGCGCTCATCGCGGCGGTGAAGGAGATGGTGGGGGAGAAGGGCGTGCGGAAGGGGGTGCGGGTGAGCGCGTAA
- a CDS encoding NADH-quinone oxidoreductase subunit A, whose protein sequence is MSNPQDYLPIALQTLIAVGFVVTTLLLTGKIGPKRAGKHKEENFECGIEQYGNARSPFSVKYFLIAILFVLFDVEIIFLYPWAVNFKDLGIVGFVEMVLFIFFVVAGLFYVIRKGALEWDR, encoded by the coding sequence ATGTCGAACCCCCAGGATTACCTGCCCATCGCGCTGCAGACCCTCATCGCGGTCGGCTTCGTGGTCACCACCCTGCTGCTCACCGGCAAGATCGGCCCCAAGCGGGCCGGCAAGCACAAGGAGGAGAACTTCGAGTGCGGCATCGAGCAGTACGGCAACGCGCGCAGCCCGTTCTCGGTGAAGTACTTCCTGATCGCCATCCTGTTCGTGCTGTTCGACGTGGAGATCATCTTCCTCTACCCGTGGGCGGTGAACTTCAAGGACCTGGGGATCGTTGGCTTCGTGGAGATGGTCCTCTTCATCTTCTTTGTGGTCGCCGGCCTGTTCTACGTGATCCGCAAAGGGGCCCTGGAGTGGGACCGTTGA
- a CDS encoding NADH-quinone oxidoreductase subunit B yields the protein MKQDALTPRPTLGKPTIVPSPEGHSGPGFMTVSLEKAVGLARKNSIWPLPFATSCCGIEFMATMGANYDLARFGMERLSFSPRQSDLLMVMGTIAKKMAPILRDVYTQMAEPKWVLSVGACASSGGIFDTYSVLQGIDRVIPVDVYVPGCPPRPEQIIDGILKIQELVGQEGMRRRYSKEYEELLKKYKID from the coding sequence ATGAAGCAGGACGCCCTCACCCCCCGCCCCACCCTCGGCAAGCCCACCATCGTGCCCTCGCCCGAGGGCCATTCCGGCCCGGGGTTCATGACGGTCTCCCTGGAGAAGGCCGTGGGCCTGGCGCGCAAGAACAGCATCTGGCCGCTGCCCTTCGCCACCAGCTGCTGCGGCATCGAGTTCATGGCCACCATGGGCGCCAACTACGACCTGGCGCGGTTCGGCATGGAGCGGCTCAGCTTCAGCCCGCGGCAGAGCGACCTGCTGATGGTGATGGGCACCATCGCCAAGAAGATGGCCCCGATCCTGCGCGACGTGTACACGCAGATGGCCGAGCCCAAGTGGGTGCTGAGCGTGGGCGCCTGCGCCAGCAGCGGCGGCATCTTCGACACCTACAGCGTGCTGCAGGGCATCGACCGGGTGATCCCGGTGGACGTGTACGTGCCCGGCTGCCCCCCGCGCCCCGAACAGATCATCGACGGCATCCTGAAGATCCAGGAGCTGGTGGGCCAGGAAGGCATGCGCCGCCGCTACAGCAAGGAGTACGAGGAACTGTTGAAGAAGTACAAGATCGATTGA
- a CDS encoding NADH-quinone oxidoreductase subunit C: MPAFTIQAERDQLVVDRLRAAFPDGIVADEQFHDMRCITVRKDVLHPALRLLRDELDFNFLTTLCGIHHPGGEGGEERLGLVVHLNSFRNRHRIRLKAYTTMKDPVFPTFTDLWPTTNWMERETWDFFGIHFTGHPNLKRILNMEDFPAFPLRKDYPLEDPTREDKDNTMFGR, from the coding sequence GTGCCCGCCTTCACGATACAGGCCGAACGGGATCAGCTGGTGGTGGACCGGCTGCGGGCCGCCTTCCCCGATGGGATCGTGGCCGATGAGCAGTTCCACGACATGCGCTGCATCACCGTGCGCAAGGATGTGCTGCATCCGGCGCTGCGGTTGCTGCGCGACGAGCTGGACTTCAACTTCCTCACCACCCTGTGCGGCATACACCACCCGGGGGGCGAGGGCGGTGAGGAGCGCCTGGGCCTGGTGGTGCACCTCAACAGCTTCCGCAACCGGCACCGCATCCGCCTGAAGGCCTACACGACGATGAAGGACCCGGTGTTCCCCACCTTCACCGACCTGTGGCCCACCACCAACTGGATGGAGCGCGAGACCTGGGACTTCTTCGGCATCCACTTCACCGGCCACCCCAACCTGAAGCGAATCCTCAACATGGAGGACTTCCCGGCCTTCCCGCTGCGCAAGGACTACCCGCTGGAGGACCCCACGCGCGAGGACAAGGACAACACCATGTTCGGCCGATGA